ACGAGCTCGATGAACGCACTTCCTGTGAACAGCTCATCTGTACCCTTCGCAACACCTTTCGAGCCGTTTCTGACGATCTTCATGGGGATTCCTCCTTAGAATAGTAATGAACAAAGCCATTTCACAGTTTCAGGATCTCTGTGTGACAAGAACAAACTCTTTCCTGTGTCCAGTGCTGCGATCTTTTCCATATCTTCCTTGTTCAACTCGAAATCAAACACACTGATGTTTTCGATCATCCTCTCTTTTCGAACAGTCTTTGGAATCGTGACGATTCCTCTCTGAATGAGCCACCTCAGAATCACCTGTGCAACCGTTTTGTTGTATTTTTCTGCGATGGATTTGAGGACTTCGTTCTCGAAGATGTTGTTCCTGCCTTCTGCAAAAGGACCCCAGGCTTCAGGCTGGATGTTGTGCTTTCTCATGAATTTGATATCTTCCTGCCTCTGATAGAACGGGTGGATCTCGATTTGATTCACCGCAGGGACCACTTCGTGATGAACGATCAAATCCATGAGACGATCTGGATGGAAATTGCTCACACCTATGGCTCTCACAAGTCCTTCTTTGTAAAGTTCCTCCATGGCACGCCACGCACAGTGTACATCTCCAAAAGGTTGATGGATCAGGTAAAGATCGATGTACTCAAACTGTAGTCTCCTCAATGATCTTTCAAAGGCTTTCTTGGCGGATTCGTAACCAGCATCCTGTATCCAGAGCTTTGTTGTGATGAAGAGATCTTCCCTCTTCACGATTCCTTCATCAACCGCCCTTTTGACTGCTCTTCCAACACCCTCTTCGTTCATGTACGCTGATGCCGTGTCGATCAGGCGGTAGCCACCTTTGATGGCTTCATAAACACACTCTTCTGTTTGCTCTGGAGGGATTTGATAGACACCATAGCCGAGTATTGGCATTTTAACGCCGTTGTTCAATATAACTTCTGGAATCTGCATAATTCACACCTCCCCAAATTACATCGCCATTCTCAATATCTCCACGATATCTTCCTTGCTCAATGGCGGTATGCCCGGAAGTCTTCCTTGTTCGTCACAAAGTACCTCAAGAGTCTTTTCAGCCCAGTGCCAGAGCATGTCTTCTGTGATTTCTCCAATTTCAAGCTCAGAGAGGTGTGTTGGACATCCTATGGGATTTCAGGAATTCTTCAAACCTGTCGATACCTTCCATGGCTACTTCAAGCGTGTCTTTACCCTTCGCAGAGACTCCAAATATGCGTTGTGCAAACCGAGCAAATCGATCGGGATTGTGTTTCGCAGCAAAGCGCATCCATGCTGGATTTACCACCGCCAAACCCGCACCGTGAGGTATATCGTAAAGGGCAGAGAGGGCGTGCTCTATCTGGTGAACAGGATATGCTGCATACGTTCCCACATTTACCCATCCATTGAGGGCTACAATGGAAGCCCACTGAACCTGTGTTCTTGCTTCAAGATCTTGTCCGTTTTCTACCGCTTGGGGACCGTACTCGATTGCAGTGAGGACAACCCCTTCTGCGAACCTGTCCTGAATTGGCGTTCCTCCGACGCCGTTGAAGTAGCTCTCTGTAACATGGGTTATTATGTCTGCAACACCGTAGGCTGTGTGGTTCTTTGGAACGGTCACCGTAAGTTCAGGATCAACCACTGCGACGCGTGGATATAAAGCTTCAGCCATTACGAATGTTTTCAACGGTTCTTCTTCATCATCGATGGTGATAACAGCACCGTTGTTCATTTCTGAGCCGGTTGCCGCAAGTGTGGGGACTGTAATAATTGGAAGGGCTTTTTCTGGTAGTCTCTGTACCTTTCCAGCTCTCACAAACATATCCTTCGGATCCCCTTCGTAAAGCACCGTTGCCGCGATGACTTTCGATGCATCCATTACACTTCCGCCGCCAAGCGCTACTACCGCGTCACAATTTTCTCTTTTGGCAGTTTCCGCTCCCCTGATGACAGTTGAAAGCCTTGGGTTCGGCTCAACCCCGGAGAACTCAATAACTGTTACTCCCGCTTTGTTTAAACTTTCCACCGCTCTGTCGAAAACGCCTCTCCTCTTCACACTTCCTTTGCCGGTGACAAGCAATGCCTTCTTTCCGTACTGACTGACCACTTCACCCAACCTTTCGAGAGAACCAACCCCGAAGATCAACCTTGTTGGATTGTAATATTCAAATTTCATCACACTGTACACCTCCAAATACTTAGTGTAGTTCTGACGAAATTACGTTAGTACCATCTGTATAAAAAACTTATTAAAAAAATTTTACAGATTTTTTGCACAATTTTCCAACCCCATAAAATATTTGTATGGAAAGAAAATCTATTTATTGTGGATATATGATGGACGAACTGAGAAGTCAGCTCAAGGGAAGAATTTACAGATTTACAGAAAAAGAGCCCGTGGTGCATCTGATCCGGGGTCTCAAATTGATCCGCTCAGATCATCCAACAGAGCCCGCAAGCTACCTGATGCCACCCAGCATTTGCCTTGTCGTTCAGGGGGCTAAGCGAGTTCTGCTGGGCAAGGAGGTGTATGTTTATGATTCTGAAAAATTTCTTCTCACTTCCGTAGATCTCTCAGTAACCGCCCAGATTATTGAGGCTTCACAAGAGAAACCATATCTCGGCATAACATGGGGAATAGATTTAGATACTCTGAGAGAGCTGATCATAGAGTTAGATGTGTCACAAAAAATGGACCAAACTTCCCGTGGAATGGTTCTGGGCAGAGTAACACCACAAATCCTTGACGCCTTCAGAAGATTGATAG
The sequence above is a segment of the Methermicoccus shengliensis DSM 18856 genome. Coding sequences within it:
- a CDS encoding aldo/keto reductase, with translation MQIPEVILNNGVKMPILGYGVYQIPPEQTEECVYEAIKGGYRLIDTASAYMNEEGVGRAVKRAVDEGIVKREDLFITTKLWIQDAGYESAKKAFERSLRRLQFEYIDLYLIHQPFGDVHCAWRAMEELYKEGLVRAIGVSNFHPDRLMDLIVHHEVVPAVNQIEIHPFYQRQEDIKFMRKHNIQPEAWGPFAEGRNNIFENEVLKSIAEKYNKTVAQVILRWLIQRGIVTIPKTVRKERMIENISVFDFELNKEDMEKIAALDTGKSLFLSHRDPETVKWLCSLLF
- a CDS encoding iron-containing alcohol dehydrogenase; amino-acid sequence: MKFEYYNPTRLIFGVGSLERLGEVVSQYGKKALLVTGKGSVKRRGVFDRAVESLNKAGVTVIEFSGVEPNPRLSTVIRGAETAKRENCDAVVALGGGSVMDASKVIAATVLYEGDPKDMFVRAGKVQRLPEKALPIITVPTLAATGSEMNNGAVITIDDEEEPLKTFVMAEALYPRVAVVDPELTVTVPKNHTAYGVADIITHVTESYFNGVGGTPIQDRFAEGVVLTAIEYGPQAVENGQDLEARTQVQWASIVALNGWVNVGTYAAYPVHQIEHALSALYDIPHGAGLAVVNPAWMRFAAKHNPDRFARFAQRIFGVSAKGKDTLEVAMEGIDRFEEFLKSHRMSNTPL